The Astatotilapia calliptera chromosome 2, fAstCal1.2, whole genome shotgun sequence genome includes a window with the following:
- the LOC113029800 gene encoding uncharacterized protein LOC113029800, whose product MIVFWVTLFFFHQGYSLVPVKTVQLGEPATLTCTIPKELSVRGLKWYKQSVGDTLKLIVTLIQSEADFSPGFLSSRFRINNDANFSSLTILETVQEDEGHYHCTNLEWIGTTWGGIYLLVTGKAQRTSNYAVSQLLIESNPGDTMTLQCSVFSDSDNKTCPGDLNILWVREGSDKSLPNIIYTDRNRSNECEKRSDHQKTCVYRFSKNVSSSDAGTYYCAVATCGEILFGSGTTVVIQDSSVWSQTASRVVFLLCAVVVISLIVIAVLIYTIKINNSDHPKAADLQKIFSDEKKQQNEDTWMFSAVVFTTIEVDRSITKSANTVTRQQIYMAAKNLGLD is encoded by the exons ATGATCGTCTTTTGggttacattgtttttttttcaccaagGAT ATTCTCTGGTTCCAGTTAAAACTGTTCAGCTTGGTGAACCAGCAACCTTGACATGCACTATTCCCAAAGAGCTCAGCGTTAGGGGACTCAAATGGTACAAGCAGAGCGTCGGGGATACTCTTAAATTAATAGTTACTCTGATTCAGTCTGAAGCTGATTTTAGTCCTGGATTTTTGAGCTCAAGATTTCGGATAAATAATGATGCAAATTTTAGCAGCCTGACCATTTTGGAGACAGTTCAAGAGGATGAGGGTCACTATCATTGTACAAACCTAGAATGGATTGGAACTACATGGGGTGGAATATATTTGTTAGTTACAG GAAAAGCTCAGAGGACATCAAACTATGCAGTCAGTCAGTTACTGATAGAATCAAATCCAGGAGACACAATGACGCTCCAGTGTTCAGTCTTCTCTGACTCTGACAACAAGACGTGTCCAGGAGATCTCAATATTCTCTGGGTCAGAGAGGGATCAGATAAATCTCTTCCAAACATCATCtacactgacagaaacagaAGTAATGAATGTGAGAAAAGATCTGACCATCAGAAGACATGTGTTTATCGCTTCTCTAAGAACGTCAGCTCCTCTGATGCTGGGACTTACTACTGTGCTGTGGCCACATGTGGGGAGATATTATTTGGAAGTGGAACTACTGTGGTTATTCAAG ACAGCAGTGTGTGGTCACAGACAGCTAGTAGAGTTGTTTTCTTGCTCTGCGCTGTCGTGGTTATAAGTCTGATTGTTATTGCTGTCCTCATTTACACAATCAAGATAAACAACAGTGACCATCCCAAAG CTGCTGACCTGCAGAAAATCTTTAGTGATGAGAAAAAACAGCAG AATGAGGACACATGGATGTTTTCTGCTGTTGTCTTTACCACGATAGAAGTTGACAGAAGTATAACAAAGAGTGCAAACACAGTGACGAGGCAGCAGATCTATATGGCTGCCAAGAATCTTGGGCTGGATTAG